The genomic interval TGGTGATGTGTGCTACCGTACAATTAACTTGTATGCACCACATCGATATGTATACTTTTTTTCTGATGCACCGCACCTTGTCAAAACCGTAAGAAACTGCCTAAAGAGCTCTGGATCTGGATCCTGTACAAGATATATGTGGAATAATGGGCAGTACATCCTGTGGCAACACATCACAGAGATCTTCTACCAAGACATTGACAGTGGACTCAAATTACTACCAAAGCTGACCTATGAGCATGTGAACCTGAATGCCTATTCAGTAATGCGGGTGAATCTTGCTGCACAAGTCCTGAGTGCTTCTGTTGCAGCCATACTTAAGTCATTGGGTCCTCCCGAGGCAACGGCCACAGCCAAACTCTGTGAAATGGTGGACAGCTTCTTTGACTGCCTGAATGTTCGAAGCAGGACAGAGCATGGGAGAAAGCGCAAGCCATTTCTTGCTCCCTACACGTCACTTGATGATAGAAGGTAATCTTTATGCATTTTTAGTTCCTAGAAAGGTTTGCTAAGTACAGTGCTAATATGACAACTGTCAGTGTGTGTGTGAAGTTTTGAATGTAAATTCATATTACAGGTCATACAGcattattaaaacaatttttttttaacctagaTTGATTCTTAATTTTCATTGTCTTTTATGTGTAGTCCTTATTCACAAATATTTAGGGAAAGGAGacaaagaaaactgagaatcAACATGTAGAAAAAATGTAACCTGAATTAAATTTTGACCTGCAACATTTGCAATGACTTTTTTTATGAacaggaaataataataataataataataataatactgtAAAATCATAAACAAGAGTAACACATGCCTTTTTTGCTGTCAACATACATGTATCTTTGTGTTCTGATGAAAATGGTTAAACACTAAATTTTGCTTTAACACAGATTCCAATTCCTGATGGATTTTTTGGAGTATCTCAGACTGTGGAAAGAGAGCACTGAGAGGAGACCTGGAAATTTCACCCAGAATGCAAGGGGCCGCATGTTTCTTTCCTGGCAGACACATGAAGGCTTCAAGCTTACAGTTTCCTCAGCCATTGAGGCCACCAAGTTCTTACTGGAAGAAGGAATGGAGTTTGTGTTGACAGAACGTTTCTGCCAAGACCCATTAGAGGAGAATTTTGGAAAGCAGCGCCAACTGGGAAGAAGAAGTGACAATCCAGATATCCACAAGTTTGGGTATAACAGTAACACCATTAGAATTCAAAGGTCAATTTCATGCCAAAGTGGAAACACAAGAGGTagaaaggagaaagaaagagCATGGGAACAGGTTACTGATGCCAAATTACCATGtagaaaaaagtcaaaaacaaattaaatgtttttttttacttgtaatccaacattaacaaaattttgtatCACTCTCTTTTGCTACAAGGTTCCCAGGAAAAAGGTCTCTCAAATTCATGATGActaacaaaaacatttcttttttacttttaatccAACATGAACAACCAGGTGTCTTGTCTTTATTATAGTACATAAAATAATTGTCCTTCAGAAGGCATTTCCCAGGATAATTTCTCTATTGCACTAATTCTGGGTTATTTTAACTCAGCTTTTAACAACCTGGCCCAGGACTCTAAACATGTCATGCACAGGACTTTTCGTGGCATGGTAAATTCGGCTTTACATTGTATGTGAACAGTTCTTAATTCAAATGTTCTTGATAATTGATACATGtaagtgttttaaaacattcataaaaaataattaacaaattttttacaatGCCATGTTTTACTTAGGataataaaatgttttattttaatcttgCCTAACTGTTTCTTGTTCATAACTCCTCATGATCTCCTTTCGGAGCGCTTTACCCTTTGACTGctttgcattaattttgtagCGCTGAATGATGTCTTTAGCACAAGAAAATGACCGCACCCTTATATATAAACATACAATAGCATGGAAGACATTGTTGCTTACTTCAACATTGGGTATTAGCTCTGCATCTGAAACCATACATTGATAGCTTGACAATATCGCACTGTCAGTTATTGTGTTATGCACTATGCCAGCAATATCCActttttgcaaagaatttaCTGAAGTTAATTGTCTAAAATGACACTCTGTTTTGAGGAAAATGCTCTGTGCATACTTTGTAATGTTCCACAACCCCCCACGGTTTAAACTCGATACCAGTTTTTGGTTCTCATATCCATGCTCCAGTTTACCAGCTCTCAAGATTGCCATTGCCTGTTGGCTCTCAGTTGTGTTCTTTCTTGCATACTTTTTGTGCAAGTTATGCAACACATATCCACCAACATACTGCAGACCAGCTTGTTCTTTCTCTGACAGCATTGTTTGAACAGAAGGTGGGTTTTTGTCAGAAGACTTGATGCCTTTGCAGAAGGATAGAATAAAATCAGCTACCTTGGTCGCAAGAAGTGTTGCAGCATTACGAGACagtcctttgaaaaaaattgtagatttcAATGGTACTTGA from Pocillopora verrucosa isolate sample1 chromosome 14, ASM3666991v2, whole genome shotgun sequence carries:
- the LOC131782426 gene encoding uncharacterized protein; this translates as MADAGDDLFLFGDDFEAILDLLDEDEALQEQFSTVASEVESTEIVCSDCGKKYKSRGGYQRHRATKHNADQNAHHLTLTPSILAEIVNNALKNISEREVFAADLRNELKQYEYEEPGGETQEFTVIKKLFEDYFKTGNAEKFYGNYYAQVPLKSTIFFKGLSRNAATLLATKVADFILSFCKGIKSSDKNPPSVQTMLSEKEQAGLQYVGGYVLHNLHKKYARKNTTESQQAMAILRAGKLEHGYENQKLVSSLNRGGLWNITKYAQSIFLKTECHFRQLTSVNSLQKVDIAGIVHNTITDSAILSSYQCMVSDAELIPNVEVSNNVFHAIVCLYIRVRSFSCAKDIIQRYKINAKQSKGKALRKEIMRSYEQETVRQD